One Lysinibacillus sp. OF-1 DNA segment encodes these proteins:
- a CDS encoding ABC transporter ATP-binding protein produces MTKTGAKKILEIKNLKQHFGSPSNPIKAVDGISFDVYEGETLGLVGESGCGKSTTGRSIIRLYDITGGEIVFDGENVHGKKSKNELKNFNRQMQMIFQDPYASLNPRMTAGEIIGEAFDIHGLYKDKKERRAKIQELLEAVGLNKEHANRYAHEFSGGQRQRIGIARALSLDPKFIIADEPISALDVSIQAQVVNLLKQLQKERGLTYLFIAHDLSMVKYISDRIAVMYRGKIMEIGKADDIYNHPVHPYTKSLLSAIPLPDPMSEKRRQRIPYKHTEVDESASYHEVGNQHYVYGTADLVKTWVNNR; encoded by the coding sequence ATGACTAAAACTGGTGCTAAAAAAATTCTTGAAATTAAAAACTTAAAGCAGCATTTTGGATCACCAAGTAATCCAATCAAAGCCGTAGATGGTATTAGCTTCGATGTTTATGAAGGGGAAACACTTGGTCTTGTAGGCGAATCAGGTTGTGGAAAGTCAACAACGGGTCGTTCAATCATTCGATTATATGATATTACAGGTGGCGAGATTGTTTTCGATGGTGAAAACGTTCATGGAAAAAAATCTAAAAATGAGTTAAAGAATTTTAACCGCCAAATGCAAATGATTTTCCAAGACCCTTACGCTTCTTTAAATCCTCGTATGACGGCTGGTGAAATCATTGGTGAAGCCTTTGATATTCATGGCCTTTACAAGGATAAAAAAGAACGTCGTGCAAAAATTCAAGAGCTACTTGAAGCTGTTGGTTTAAACAAAGAGCACGCGAATCGTTACGCACATGAATTCTCTGGTGGTCAACGCCAACGTATTGGGATTGCCCGTGCGCTAAGCTTAGATCCTAAGTTTATCATTGCTGATGAGCCAATCTCTGCGCTTGACGTATCGATCCAAGCTCAAGTTGTTAACTTGTTAAAACAACTTCAAAAAGAACGTGGCTTAACATATCTTTTCATTGCTCATGACCTTTCGATGGTAAAATACATCAGTGACCGTATTGCTGTTATGTACCGCGGTAAAATCATGGAAATCGGTAAAGCAGATGATATTTACAATCACCCTGTCCACCCGTATACAAAATCTTTATTATCAGCAATCCCACTTCCTGATCCAATGTCAGAGAAACGTCGTCAACGTATTCCGTACAAGCATACTGAAGTTGACGAAAGTGCATCGTATCATGAAGTAGGCAACCAACACTATGTATATGGCACTGCTGATTTAGTTAAAACTTGGGTTAATAATCGATAA
- a CDS encoding ABC transporter ATP-binding protein has protein sequence MSKTILEVKDLKINFKTYAGLVHAVRGVNFDLKEGETLAIVGESGSGKSVTSNALMKLIPQPPGIYESGQILFNGRDLVPLTDKEMSKVRGNEIAMIFQDPMTSLNPTMKVGRQITEVILQHKKVSKNDAKKRAIELLTQVGIPFPEKRYNQYPHEFSGGMRQRVVIAIALAADPKLLIADEPTTALDVTIQAQILELMKEIQKNSKTSIIFITHDLGVVANIADRVAVMYAGQIVEYGTVNDIFYNPKHPYTWGLLGSMPDLDNDTDELLRTIPGSPPDLTNPPKGDAFAARNEYAMAIDYEQEPPMFQVSETHFAKTWLLHPDAPKIPLPEAVAKRIEGYLAKEAQEND, from the coding sequence ATGAGTAAAACAATTCTTGAAGTTAAAGATTTAAAAATTAATTTTAAAACTTATGCAGGGCTTGTTCATGCTGTACGTGGTGTTAACTTTGATTTAAAGGAAGGTGAAACACTCGCTATAGTTGGTGAATCAGGTTCGGGTAAAAGTGTTACAAGTAATGCATTAATGAAACTAATTCCACAGCCACCTGGTATTTATGAGTCAGGACAAATTTTATTTAATGGCCGTGATTTAGTTCCGTTAACGGATAAAGAAATGTCTAAAGTACGTGGAAATGAAATTGCAATGATTTTCCAGGATCCTATGACAAGTTTGAATCCAACGATGAAGGTCGGACGTCAAATAACTGAAGTAATTTTGCAACACAAAAAGGTTTCCAAAAATGATGCGAAAAAACGTGCCATTGAGCTTTTAACACAGGTAGGTATCCCCTTCCCTGAGAAACGTTATAATCAATACCCACATGAATTTTCAGGTGGTATGCGTCAACGTGTTGTTATTGCGATCGCCCTTGCAGCTGATCCTAAGCTTTTGATTGCCGATGAGCCAACAACAGCCCTAGATGTAACTATTCAAGCACAAATTTTAGAGCTTATGAAGGAAATTCAAAAGAACTCGAAAACATCTATCATTTTCATTACACACGATTTAGGTGTAGTGGCGAATATCGCTGACCGTGTAGCGGTAATGTACGCTGGACAAATCGTTGAATATGGTACTGTAAATGATATTTTCTATAATCCAAAGCATCCTTACACATGGGGCCTACTTGGTTCAATGCCAGATTTAGATAATGATACTGATGAGCTATTACGTACGATTCCAGGCTCACCACCAGATCTTACGAATCCACCTAAGGGTGATGCATTTGCAGCTCGTAACGAGTATGCTATGGCGATTGATTATGAACAAGAGCCACCAATGTTTCAAGTAAGTGAAACGCATTTTGCAAAAACGTGGTTATTGCATCCTGACGCACCAAAGATTCCTCTTCCTGAAGCAGTTGCTAAACGTATTGAAGGGTATTTAGCAAAGGAGGCACAAGAAAATGACTAA
- a CDS encoding ABC transporter permease, with product MTQQQIEKDKFKIVGGNHEATEKLADKSVSFWKEVFLRFSHNKMAIIGIIILIIVILMAIFVPMLSPYKSSDQLGVYNAPPSAQFWFGTDDLGRDIFVRIWEGARISLFIGIAAAIIDLIIGVIWGSISGLAGGRVDNIMMRIADVLTAVPYLLVVIVLLVVMQPGLFPMIIALSITGWINMARIVRGEVLSIKNQEYVLAARTLGASTGHLIIKHLVPNALGAILVTMTLTIPSAIFTESFLSYLGLGVPAPTASWGTMASDGNKAIANAPWRLIFPAVFISLTIFAFNAVGDGLRDALDPKLRK from the coding sequence ATGACACAGCAGCAAATTGAAAAAGATAAGTTCAAAATTGTTGGTGGCAATCATGAAGCAACGGAAAAATTAGCTGATAAATCCGTTTCCTTTTGGAAAGAAGTATTTCTCCGTTTCTCTCATAACAAAATGGCCATCATTGGGATAATTATTTTAATCATTGTTATTTTAATGGCTATTTTCGTACCAATGCTTTCTCCGTATAAATCAAGTGATCAGCTTGGTGTTTACAATGCACCTCCATCTGCACAATTTTGGTTTGGAACAGATGATCTAGGTCGTGATATTTTCGTTCGTATTTGGGAAGGAGCTCGTATTTCCCTATTTATCGGAATTGCAGCGGCAATTATTGACTTAATTATCGGTGTTATTTGGGGAAGTATTTCAGGTTTAGCAGGCGGTCGTGTTGATAATATTATGATGCGTATTGCTGACGTTTTAACAGCTGTCCCTTACCTTTTAGTAGTAATCGTACTGTTAGTTGTTATGCAACCAGGTTTATTCCCTATGATTATTGCCTTGTCTATCACTGGATGGATTAACATGGCACGTATTGTACGTGGTGAAGTATTATCTATTAAAAATCAAGAATACGTTCTTGCAGCTCGTACATTAGGTGCTAGTACAGGCCATTTAATTATTAAACACTTAGTTCCGAATGCTCTTGGTGCTATTTTAGTAACGATGACTTTAACAATTCCATCTGCTATCTTCACTGAATCATTCCTAAGTTATCTTGGTCTTGGAGTTCCTGCTCCAACAGCTTCTTGGGGTACAATGGCTTCTGATGGAAATAAAGCCATTGCGAATGCTCCATGGCGCTTGATTTTCCCAGCAGTATTTATCTCACTAACAATCTTTGCGTTTAACGCAGTTGGTGACGGCTTACGTGATGCCCTAGATCCAAAACTACGTAAATAA
- a CDS encoding ABC transporter permease, which produces MIKYILKRLMYILLALFVIVTVTFFLMRLAPGSPFASERNFPPQIEEKLNETYGLNNPWYIQYKDYLIDTASFNFGESMKYKARSTNDMISESFPVSLTLGIEAMLLAVGFGVLIGVVSALYHNKFPDYLATSFAVLGISVPSFILAGLMQYFLSFKLGLFPVSGWKGFGYSILPALAIAFSHMGFIAKLTRSSMLEQNNSDYVKMARAKGIGKWTVVFRHTLRNALLPVVTYLGPLTAGVVTGSFIVEQIFAIPGLGKHFVQSITNRDYTVIMGTTVFYSIILLFAVLIVDILYSVIDPRIKLKGAKK; this is translated from the coding sequence GTGATTAAATATATTTTGAAAAGGCTGATGTATATACTTCTCGCGCTTTTCGTCATCGTAACGGTTACGTTTTTCTTAATGCGTCTCGCTCCTGGTAGTCCATTTGCGAGTGAACGTAATTTCCCACCTCAAATCGAGGAGAAGTTAAACGAAACGTATGGATTAAATAACCCTTGGTATATTCAATATAAAGATTATTTAATCGATACGGCCTCTTTCAATTTCGGTGAGTCAATGAAGTATAAAGCGCGTTCTACAAATGATATGATTTCTGAAAGTTTCCCTGTGTCTCTAACATTAGGGATTGAGGCTATGCTATTAGCAGTTGGATTTGGAGTTTTAATTGGCGTAGTTTCCGCGCTATACCATAATAAGTTCCCGGATTATTTGGCAACGTCCTTTGCGGTGCTAGGTATTTCAGTACCTTCATTTATTTTGGCGGGTTTAATGCAGTATTTCTTATCCTTTAAATTAGGATTGTTCCCAGTTAGTGGATGGAAAGGCTTTGGTTACAGCATTTTACCTGCCCTTGCGATTGCATTTTCACATATGGGCTTTATCGCAAAATTAACACGTTCCAGTATGCTTGAGCAAAACAATAGTGATTATGTAAAAATGGCTCGTGCCAAAGGAATTGGAAAATGGACAGTTGTTTTCCGCCATACATTACGAAATGCTCTTTTACCAGTTGTAACATACCTAGGTCCATTAACAGCTGGTGTGGTTACAGGTAGTTTCATTGTTGAACAAATTTTCGCTATTCCTGGACTTGGAAAACACTTTGTACAAAGTATTACAAACCGTGACTATACAGTCATTATGGGTACGACTGTGTTCTATTCCATCATCCTTTTATTTGCGGTATTAATCGTTGATATTTTATATAGTGTGATTGATCCGCGTATTAAACTGAAAGGAGCGAAAAAATAA
- a CDS encoding peptide ABC transporter substrate-binding protein, giving the protein MNKNKKFLLLTVLAVFSLVLAACGFGGDSSEKSKDDGKDSGSSGTASKDLNLVVASEPPSLHPQLATDSTSSAVLINIFEGLTRTDKEGKSTPAMAEKWDVSEDGLTYTFHLRDAKWTNGDPVVAGDFEYAWKWALNPENLSEYASVFYPIKGAEAYNLGEGSVDDVAIKAEDDKTLVVTLANPTAYFLELTAFKTYAPVNQKVVEGNDEWYTDAGENYVTNGPFVLDTWKHSDSIVLKKNTDYWDAANVDLETVNIGMVENEATAVTMFKNGEIDYLGSPYQTVALDAIDGFKADGSLQIEDYAAIYWYKFNTKDKITGNANIRKALTLAIDRQGLIDNVTKGEQKPALGMVPSAISGFEEDRGYYKDNDIEGAKAALEAGMKELGISDPKEISINLSFNTSEGHAAIAQFIQEGWSKNLGISVNLDNSEWQVYLEKLNQLDYQVGRMGWIADYNDAYTFLEMYDTAANGNNDTGWENAQYKDLLKQSISEIDTAKRTEILKQAEAIAMTEFPVGPIYYYTNLYVKDDKVQNMSPDRIGIIQLKDVKIAE; this is encoded by the coding sequence ATGAATAAAAACAAAAAGTTTTTATTATTAACAGTTCTTGCAGTATTTTCTTTAGTACTTGCTGCATGTGGCTTCGGTGGAGATTCGTCTGAAAAATCTAAAGACGATGGAAAAGATTCAGGTTCTTCTGGGACAGCTTCTAAAGACTTAAACCTAGTTGTAGCTTCTGAACCACCATCTTTACATCCACAACTTGCGACGGATTCTACATCTAGCGCAGTATTAATTAACATTTTTGAAGGTTTAACACGTACAGACAAAGAAGGTAAATCAACTCCAGCAATGGCTGAGAAATGGGATGTAAGTGAAGATGGGCTTACTTACACTTTCCATTTACGTGATGCAAAATGGACAAACGGAGATCCAGTAGTTGCTGGTGACTTCGAATATGCTTGGAAATGGGCTTTAAATCCTGAAAACCTATCGGAATATGCTTCTGTATTCTACCCAATTAAAGGTGCTGAAGCTTACAATCTTGGTGAAGGTTCTGTTGATGATGTAGCAATTAAAGCTGAAGATGATAAAACTTTAGTAGTTACATTAGCAAATCCGACTGCTTACTTCTTAGAATTAACTGCTTTTAAAACGTACGCACCTGTTAATCAAAAAGTAGTTGAAGGTAATGATGAATGGTACACTGATGCTGGTGAAAACTATGTAACAAACGGACCTTTCGTTTTAGATACTTGGAAACATAGTGACTCAATAGTTCTTAAGAAAAATACTGATTACTGGGATGCTGCAAATGTAGATCTTGAAACAGTTAATATCGGCATGGTTGAGAATGAAGCTACGGCAGTAACAATGTTTAAAAATGGAGAAATTGACTACTTAGGTTCTCCATACCAAACAGTAGCACTTGATGCAATTGATGGTTTCAAAGCTGATGGCTCATTACAAATTGAGGATTATGCAGCTATTTATTGGTACAAATTTAATACAAAAGATAAAATTACTGGAAACGCTAACATTCGTAAAGCTTTAACATTAGCAATTGATCGCCAAGGTTTAATTGACAATGTTACTAAAGGTGAACAAAAGCCTGCTCTAGGTATGGTTCCATCTGCAATTTCTGGTTTTGAAGAAGACCGTGGTTATTATAAAGACAATGATATTGAAGGAGCAAAAGCTGCACTTGAAGCTGGAATGAAAGAGCTTGGTATTTCTGATCCAAAAGAAATCAGTATCAACCTTTCATTTAATACAAGTGAAGGACATGCTGCTATCGCTCAATTTATCCAAGAAGGTTGGAGCAAAAACCTTGGAATTTCAGTAAACCTTGATAACTCTGAATGGCAAGTATATTTAGAAAAACTTAACCAATTAGACTATCAAGTTGGTCGTATGGGATGGATTGCTGACTACAACGATGCTTATACATTCTTAGAAATGTACGATACTGCTGCCAACGGTAATAACGATACTGGTTGGGAAAACGCTCAATATAAAGATTTATTGAAACAATCTATTTCAGAAATAGACACTGCAAAGCGTACTGAAATCTTAAAACAAGCTGAAGCAATTGCTATGACTGAATTCCCAGTTGGACCAATTTATTACTACACTAACTTATATGTTAAAGATGATAAAGTACAAAATATGTCTCCAGATAGAATCGGTATCATTCAACTTAAAGATGTTAAAATTGCTGAATAA